A window of Zingiber officinale cultivar Zhangliang chromosome 5A, Zo_v1.1, whole genome shotgun sequence contains these coding sequences:
- the LOC121980042 gene encoding 60S ribosomal protein L35a-3-like, producing the protein MVKERKHDRVRLFVRGRVLGYKRSKSNQYENTSLVQIEGVNTKEEVDWYLGKRLAYIYKCKTKKNDSNVRCIWGKVTRPHGNSGVVRAKFKTNLPPKSMGQKVRVFMYPSNI; encoded by the exons ATGGTGAAGGAGCGAAAGCACGATCGCGTTAG GTTATTCGTCCGCGGGAGGGTCCTCGGTTATAAGAG ATCGAAGTCGAACCAATATGAGAACACCTCGCTGGTGCAGATCGAGGGGGTGAACACCAAGGAGGAGGTGGATTGGTACTTGGGGAAGAGGTTGGCTTACATCTACAAGTGTAAGACGAAGAAGAATGACTCGAACGTCCGGTGCATCTGGGGCAAAGTTACGCGCCCCCATGGAAACAGTGGTGTTGTCCGCGCCAAGTTCAAGACCAATCTTCCACCTAAGTCCATG GGTCAAAAGGTCAGAGTGTTCATGTATCCCAGCAATATCTGA
- the LOC121980045 gene encoding isocitrate dehydrogenase [NADP] — protein MAYEKIKVANPIVEMDGDEMTRVFWNSIKEKLIFPFLDLDIKYFDLGLPHRDATDDKVTIESAEATLKYNVAIKCATITPDEARVKEFNLKSMWKSPNGTIRNILNGTVFREPIICKNIPRLVPGWTKPICIGRHAFGDQYRATDTVIKGPGKLKLIFEGKEEEVELEVYNFTGAGGVALSMYNTDESIRSFAEASMATALQKKWPLYLSTKNTILKKYDGRFKDIFQEVYETEWKSKFEAAGIWYEHRLIDDMVAYALKSEGGYVWACKNYDGDVQSDFLAQGFGSLGLMTSVLVCPDGKTIEAEAAHGTVTRHYRVHQKGGETSTNSIASIFAWSRGLAHRAKLDDNARLLDFTEKLEAACVGTVESGKMTKDLALLIHGSRVTREKYLNTEEFIDAVASELRAKLSS, from the exons ATGGCGTACGAGAAGATCAAGGTCGCCAACCCCATCGTTGAGATGGACG GGGATGAAATGACCCGAGTCTTTTGGAATTCGATTAAAGAAAAG CTCATTTTTCCATTCTTGGACTTGGATATCAAGTATTTTGATTTGGGCTTACCTCACCGTGATGCCACAGATGATAAAGTCACAATAGAGAGCGCAGAAGCCACCCTTAA ATACAATGTAGCTATCAAATGTGCAACAATTACTCCGG ATGAAGCTCGAGTTAAGGAGTTCAACTTGAAATCAATGTGGAAGAGCCCTAACGGGAcaattagaaatattttgaatg GAACTGTATTTAGAGAGCCAATTATTTGCAAAAATATTCCACGGCTTGTTCCAG GATGGACAAAGCCAATATGCATTGGAAGACATGCTTTTGGTGATCAATACAGGGCGACTGATACAGTCATTAAAGGACCTGGCAAGCTCAAATTAATTTTTG AAGGAAAAGAAGAGGAAGTTGAACTCGAGGTGTACAACTTCACTGGAGCAGGCGGAGTTGCCTTATCGATGTACAATACTGATGAG TCAATTCGCTCATTTGCTGAAGCTTCCATGGCTACTGCTTTACAAAAGAAATGGCCACTTTATCTCAGCACTAAGAATACAATTTTGAAGAAATATGATGGAAG GTTCAAAGATATATTCCAAGAGGTTTATGAAACTGAATGGAAATCCAAGTTTGAGGCTGCAGGGATTTG GTATGAACACCGTCTCATTGATGACATGGTTGCATATGCACTCAAGAGCGAAGGTGGTTATGTTTGGGCTTGCAAAAACTATGATGGAGATGTGCAGAGTGATTTCTTAGCTCAAG GTTTTGGGTCTCTTGGTCTGATGACATCAGTGCTG GTGTGTCCAGACGGAAAGACCATCGAAGCTGAAGCTGCACATGGAACAGTTACACGCCATTACCGTGTTCATCAGAAGGGTGGTGAAACTAGTACAAACAGTATAGCCTCCATCTTTGCCTGGTCAAGAGGGCTTGCTCACAG GGCAAAGTTAGATGACAACGCCAGACTGCTTGATTTCACCGAAAAGCTGGAAGCTGCTTGTGTTGGAACTGTTGAATCTGGGAAGATGACCAAAGATCTAGCTCTTCTCATTCATGGATCCCG CGTCACTCGAGAAAAGTATCTGAACACCGAAGAGTTCATTGATGCGGTGGCATCTGAGCTGAGAGCTAAGCTTTCTTCGTAA